The segment CGGTGGCCGTGCCGGAGCCAGTGGTGGCTGTGCGCTGGCCGTGCCGCCGCCCGTGGATCACAGATCCTGGGCGACGTCCTCGACGAACCTGAGGAACGCGACGGAGCCCGGGTCCGGGCGTCCGACACTGCGCTCCCCGACCCAGCTGGCACGGCCTCGCTTGGAGGTCCGGCTGGTGCCCTCGTCCACCGCGGCACGGGCCGCGGTGAGCGCCGCGTCGGCGACCGCGCCGGCCGGCTGGTCGACCTGGGACTCCAGGACGTCCACCACCGGTGCGATCACGTCGACGACGGTCTTGTCCCCGACCGCCGCGCCCCCGCGCGCCATGATGTGGTCGAGCAGGGCGCGGGCGGCGGTGGCGAGCTCGCGTGAGGTGAACCGCGTCGCGTCGGTGACCGACCGCGACGCCGTGATGAGCCCACCTCCGACGAGGGCCGCGTATGTGGAGGGGTTGGCGCTGGCGAACGCGGCGCCGGCGGCACGGAGGATCTCGCTGGGGTGAGCGGTCTCCGGGAGCGCCGACACCGCGTCCCGCACGGCCTCGGCGCCGGAACTGATGGTGATGCCCAGGTCCCCGTCACCCAGCGCGGCGTCGGATTCCCGGAGTTCCTCCGCGTGGTGGGGCAGCCGGTCCACGACCGCCAGGACCGCGGAACGGAGCGGACCAGGGTCGGCGACGGTACGTACCTCGGTGGGGGTGTCGGCCGCCGCGCCGGTTGCCACCGCGCCCACCGTGCGCTTCGCCCCGGCCTCGGGAGCGGGTTCGGTCACGATCTGGGTGAAGAACGGGGACCGCGCGGGGGCGTCGATGAGTTCGGTGAGTTCGTCGTCGAGATTGAGGATGGACAGCGACGCCCCGGCCATCTCCAGGCTGGTGGCGTACTCCCCGACGTACTTGCGGTGGACGGTGACGCCGCGCTCGGCGAGTACCTGGTGGGTGCGCCGGTACAGGAGGTAGAGCTCCTCCAGCGGTGTGGCGCCCAGACCGTTGACGAGGACGGCGACGCGGCTGCCCTCGGTCAGGTCGAGTTCCTCGAGGAGTTCGGTGAGGAACCGGTCCGCGATGGAGTCGGCGGGCTCCAGGGGCCCGCGGTGGTTGCCTGGTTCACCATGGATCCCGATCCCGACCTCCATCTCGCCGTCGGCGAGGGTGAAGGTGGGCTTGCCGGCGGCGGGGAGGAAGGTCGGCGAGAGGCCCACTCCCATGGTGCGGCTGCGTGCCACGGTGCGCCGCGCGATCTCGGTGACGGAGTCGAGGTCGTCGCCACGTTCCGCGGCGGCGCCGGCGGTCTTGTAGGCGAAGATGAGCCCGGCCACGCCGCGCCGGGTGTCCATGGACTCCTCGGGCGCGGACAGGATGTCGTCGGTGCCGATGACCGTCGTGGTGCGCACGCCATCGGCCAGGGCGAGGTCTCCGGCGATGTCGAAGTTGTACACGTCACCGCCGTAGTTGCCGTACAGGTACAGAACTCCGGCGCCATCGTCGCTGGCCAGGGTCGCGGCGTGGATCTGCTCGGCCGACGGGGAGGAAAAGACGTTGCCCACGGCCACGCCGGAGGCGAGGCCACGGCCCACGTAGCCGAGGAAGAAGGGGAGGTGGCCCGATCCGCCGCCGGTGACGATGCCGACCCGGCCCGCGGTGCCCGCGTCCGCCCGTACGAGGGCACGACAGTCGGCCGAGGCCGGGCGCAGCTCATCGCTGTGGGCGAGGAGGATTCCCTCCACCACCTCGTCAACGAAGTCCGCGGGGTCGTTGATGATCTTCTTCATGGGGCGCCGTTCCTAGTGCCTGAGTGCCATGAGTGGCCGCGACGTCATCGGGGGCGCCACGTGGTGTGGCGACGTCGGTGACGAGGCAGTGAATACCGCAACGAGCTCGATCTGAGCGGGTGAGTCGAGACCAGAAATGATCTTGATCACCGCTTGAAGTTACGAGCGTGTTTACTCCGTGTCAAATCAGTGTATAGACGACATCACGCAAAATACACGACACCGCACGCAAACATGCAGGTTAAACCCCAGAACCCCTCGGAAGTCCGAAAACCGGCCAATCACCACTCTCCGTGATACTCGCTGGTGAGACACACTTCACTCGAACGGCCTCGCGTGTGATACCCCACGCCACCCCCTGACCAACTACCCCGACCGACCATCTCGGCCGGCCGTCCCGGCCGACCGTCAACTCTGGTTGACACGGACGGCGCGTCAACCTACATTGACACTATGAGCACAGACCAGCAGATCGCGGTCGACGCGTCGAGCCGGGACCCGTCCGTCGGCCTCCGCGCCGTGCGCTCCCTGCGGGCCCTGGTGGAACGCCTGGAGCTCCTGCAGGTGGACAACGCACGGTCGCAGGGGTGGTCCTGGCAGGAAATCGCCGACCACCTGGATGTCAGTCGCCAAGCGGTGCACAAGAAGCACGCCCGCCGCCGTCAAGAGTGAGGGGAAGACCTCCAATGTTCGA is part of the Spiractinospora alimapuensis genome and harbors:
- a CDS encoding dihydroxyacetone kinase family protein; translation: MKKIINDPADFVDEVVEGILLAHSDELRPASADCRALVRADAGTAGRVGIVTGGGSGHLPFFLGYVGRGLASGVAVGNVFSSPSAEQIHAATLASDDGAGVLYLYGNYGGDVYNFDIAGDLALADGVRTTTVIGTDDILSAPEESMDTRRGVAGLIFAYKTAGAAAERGDDLDSVTEIARRTVARSRTMGVGLSPTFLPAAGKPTFTLADGEMEVGIGIHGEPGNHRGPLEPADSIADRFLTELLEELDLTEGSRVAVLVNGLGATPLEELYLLYRRTHQVLAERGVTVHRKYVGEYATSLEMAGASLSILNLDDELTELIDAPARSPFFTQIVTEPAPEAGAKRTVGAVATGAAADTPTEVRTVADPGPLRSAVLAVVDRLPHHAEELRESDAALGDGDLGITISSGAEAVRDAVSALPETAHPSEILRAAGAAFASANPSTYAALVGGGLITASRSVTDATRFTSRELATAARALLDHIMARGGAAVGDKTVVDVIAPVVDVLESQVDQPAGAVADAALTAARAAVDEGTSRTSKRGRASWVGERSVGRPDPGSVAFLRFVEDVAQDL
- a CDS encoding helix-turn-helix domain-containing protein; this encodes MSTDQQIAVDASSRDPSVGLRAVRSLRALVERLELLQVDNARSQGWSWQEIADHLDVSRQAVHKKHARRRQE